The region TCCGGCGGCTCGCGAAAGTTCCTGACCGACGCGAGGGTTCCGGCCACGCATGTGGTCGGAACTCGGGAGTTCCTGGTCGGTCCTCATCGCCTCCTGGCCGGCGCATGCCCGGTCCGCATGACAGGGTGGACCGATGGACTACACGAACCTGGGACGTACCGGTCTGTCGGTCAGCCGGCTCTGTCTGGGCACGATGAACTTCGGGCCGCAGACCAGTGAGCCGGACAGCTTCGAGATCATGGACCGGGCGCTGGAACACGGGATCAACTTCTACGACACCGCCAATGTCTACGGCTGGCAGACCGGTGAGGGCATCACCGAGAAGATCATCGGCCGCTGGTTCGCCCAGGGCGGCGGCCGCCGAGAAAAGGTCGTCCTGGCCACCAAGGTCTACGGCAAGATGGGCGACTGGCCCAACGAGCAGGGACTCTCCGCCCGACACATCATCCGGGCCTGTGAGGACTCGCTCCGTCGGCTACAGACCGACTGGATCGACCTCTACCAGATGCACCACGTCTCCCGGGCCACCCCGTGGGAGGAGATCTGGCAGGCCATGGAGACCCTGGTCGCCCAGGGCAAGGTGCTCTACGTCGGCTCGTCCAACTTCGCCGGTTGGCACCTGACCGCCGCCCAGGAGTCGGCCAACCGGCGACACTTCCTCGGGCTGGTGTCGGAGCAGTGCATCTACAACCTGATGACCCGACACGTCGAGCTTGAGGTGGTGCCGGCCGCCCAGCAGTACGGTCTCGGCATCATCCCCTGGTCGCCGCTGCACGGCGGGCTGCTCGGCGGGGCCATCCGCAAGCTGTCCGAGGGGGGCGCGGAGCGGGCCAGGAGCGGTCGCGCAGCGGACGCCCTGACCGCACACCGGCCGACCATCGAGGCGTACGAGAAGCTCTGTGCCGAACTTGGCCACGACCCGGCCGATGTCGCGCTCGGTTGGTTGTTGTCCCGCCCCGGCGTGACCGCGCCCATCGTGGGCCCCCGGACCGTCGCGCAGCTCGACGCGAACCTCGGCGCACTACAGGTGCGGCTCTCCGACGAGGTGCTGACCAAGCTGGACGAGCTGTTCCCGCCGGTCGGCCAGGGCGGTCCCGGCCCCGAAGCCTGGGCCTGGTGACCTCCGCCTGACGAGGGTCAGAGCGGCCATGACGCCAGCCGGTGGTGTAGTGAGCGATATCCGAGGTGGCTTCGTACCAGCACCATCTCGGACATCGGCCAGGACGGTCCGAAGTAGCCGTCCAGGGTCTCCCGGTCGGCCTCGACGAGGGCCGGGGTCGCCCGCTCACCGGGACGGGCCACGGTCAGGTGCGGCCGGTACGGTCGCACGTCGTAGGACACCCGGACCCGCCGCAGCTCACGTCGTACGGCGGCACCGAGCCGGCGCAGCGCCACGAGATCCCCACGTAGCCCCACCCACAGCACGGTGGAGCGGTCCTGGCCGAACCGACCGCCACCGGCCAACCGGAGCCGGGGTAGGTCATCTCCACCGGTCACGGGTACGCCTGCCGGGCCGCGCCAGCCCCGGGCGGCCCGGTCCAGCGCCGTTTCGAGGTCGGGCAGGCGGGCGTCGTCGACCTCGCCCAGGAACGCCAGGGTCACGTGGTAGGTCTCCCGGTTGGTCAGCCGGACGTTCACCCCGGTGGCAGCGAGTTCCCCGATCCGCAGTCGGACCACCTGCGCGGTGAGGTCGTCCACCGCCTCGGGAGTGGGATAGAGCGCCACAAAGAGTCGCAAGGTGCCGTCCCGGGTCTCATCGTTGCTCCCGCCGCCGTTCGGTGGTGGCGGTGGGCAGGTGCAGACCGGCCGCCTGTAGTTCACCCTCCACCCGGATCCGCTCTATCTCCAGGTCGAAGCCGTCGAGGTCGGCCAGGTGCTCCGCCACCCCCAGTGCCCGGCTGGCCATCCGGAGGCGCTCGTCGTACGCCCGCACCAACCCCTCGTGCCAGTACGACGAGCGACCGACGGCCAGGTGCGGGCGGCGCCGGCCGAGCCGCTGCCCACCGAGGCGGTGCAGGTCGGCGGCGATCCGTTCGATGGACATCCGATCCGCCTGGTCGAACACGGTGAGGTCCAGGTCACGGGAGAGTGAGTCGGCCTCGACGGCGCGGTCGAGCCGCCGGATGGTACGCCGGTCCCGCCAGGCCGTTCGCCATTCGGCGAGGGCACCTACGAACCGCTCGATCAGCTCGTCGGCACAGATGATCGCGGCAACTGCGGCGGGCAGGCACACCACCGCGAGGAGTGCCAGCGCCAGCACGAGTGCGTGCACGACGGCCATATCCTCCGACGCTAGGCGGCGGCAGAGGGGCTCGCCACCGATTTCGGGGGGTTAGGTTCTTCGGGGATCGGGAAGGGCCCCTTCCAAGGCAGAACCAATGACAAGAGGCCCTTCCCCACCCCTCAGCAGTCGGTGGGGACGACGTAGAAGCGAGGTAGCGGGACGAGCCGCAGCCGGATCCGGGCACCGGAGCGCCGCAGTTGCCAGACCAGGGCCAGCGTGGCGGCGGCCAGCGAGATCAGACCACCCATCCAGATGCTCGCCCCGGCACCGTACTTCTCGGCGACCCAGCCGATGATCGGCGCGCCGATCGGGTTGGTCCCCAGGAACACCAGCACCCACAGGGCCATCACCCGTCCCCGGAACGCGGCGTCGGTGCCGAGCTGGACCCGCTGGTTGGCTGCCTGGGCGAAGAAGACCATGAAGAAGCCGGCGAGCGGCAGCAACGCGACGACCAGCCAGTATGCCGGGGCCAAGCCGACCAGCGTGCCGGAGATGGCACACGCGACGGCGGCACCGAGGACCAGCCAGACCGAGGGACGGCTACGGCGGCCACTGCCGGCCAGCGCCCCGCCCAGCGCGCCGACGGCCAGGGCCGTGGAGAAGAGGCCGAACGAGGCGGCATCGGTGTTGAAGGTGGTCTTGGCGAGGGCTGCCAGGGTGAGCTGGAAGTTGAACAGCGTCATGCCGATCACCGACATCAGCGCCATCGGCAGAAGCAGGTCGGCTCGCTGGAAGACGTAACGCAGCCCGTCCACCACCCGGGCCGAGTCGCGTTCGTCGCGGGGTGGCAGGGTCGCCCGGTGTAGTTCCGCCGGACGCATCCGGACCACGTTCACCAGCGGGGCCACCGAGACGAGGGCGGTGAAGACGAAGACCGGACCGACGCCGAAGGCCGCGATGGCCAGGCCGGCGAGGCCGGGGCCGATGATCCGGGCGGAGTTGAAGGTCGCGGCCGACAGGGAGAGTGCGTTGGGCAGCAGCGAGGTGCCGACGAGCTCCGATACGAACGCCTGGCGGACCGGGGTCTCGACGGCGTTGGCGACACCGAGCAGGAGGGCGAAGAGGAGGACATGCCACAGCTCGACCAGATCGGTGACCACCAGCAGGCTCATGCCGAGGGCGAGCACGGTCCAGGTCGCGTTGGCGATGAAGAGCAGCAGGCGCTTGTCGTACCGGTCGGCGAGGCGACCGGAGAACAGGGTCAGCAGCAGTACGGGCGTGAACTGCAACGCGGTGACGATGCCCAGGGCACTCGCCGAGTCGTCGGACAGTTCGAGGACGAGCCAGTCCTGGGCGATGAACATCATCCAGACGCCGATCAGTTTGATCAGCTGGCCGGTGGCGAAGAGCCGGTAGTTGCGAACCTGCAGGGACTGGAACGTCGTGTTTAGCTTTGCCCGCACTCGGTGTGCGCCTCCTCGGGTCGTACGCGTCATCCACAGCGGACGAAGCGGACCGGGAGGTGTTCAGCGCCGGTCGGCGCGGGCCACCTGTTGCAGAAGCTCGGCGGCACGCAGCAGCGTGTCGCGGTCTTCCGCGGACAACTCGGCGAGCCGTTGGGCGAGCCACTCGTCGCGGGCGCGCTCGGTCTGCGCGAGCACCGCGTGGGCTGCCTCGGTCGCCGCGAGGATGACCTGCCGACCGTCGGTCGGATGGGGGGTGCGCTGCACGAGCCCGCGCTCCTCCAACTTCGCAACGATCTTGGTCATCGTCGGCGGTTGAACCCGTTCGGTGTCGGCAAGCTCACGGGGGGTCAGCGCGCCAGCCAGCCGCAGGCTGGTCAGGGCGGAGAGCTGGGTCACCGTGAGGTCACCGACCGGGCGGGTCTGCCGGACCCGCCGGTTGAGCCGGGTGATGGCGTCACGCAGCATCGTTGCCAACTGCGCAGCCGGCACGCGTTTCGCCATCACCGTCCGCTCCGTCACGGTCGTTAGCCTAACTAATAAGCCAGGCTAACGACCACTCTTTATGACAGCAGTCACCATGGACCACATCGATCCCGGTGCAGATCAGTAGACCAGCGCCTCGATCGGGCCCCGCAGGAAGAACAGGGCGAAGAGAGCGGCCACCCCGTACATCAGCGGGTGCACCTCGCGGGCCTTGCCCTTGAAGATCTTGACCACGACGTACGTGATGAGGCCCGCACCGATACCGTTCGAGATCGAGTACGTGAACGGCATCAGCACGATGGCCAGGAACGCCGGGACGGCGATCTCGTAGTCGGACCAGTCGATCGTCCGCACCTCGGCCATCATCAGGAACCCGACGACCACCAGGGCGATGGACGCCGCCTCGAAGGGCACCACCACGACCAGCGGCGCGAGGAACATCGCCAGCAGGAACAACCCGCCGGTGAACAGGTTGGCCACGCCGGTACGGGCGCCCTCGGCCACCCCGGCCGCGCTCTCGACGAACGACGTGTTGCTCGACACGCTCGCCGCACCGCCGGCCGCCGCCGCGATCGAGTCCACCAGCAGGATCTGCTTGGTACGAGGCGGCATGCCCTCCTTGTCCAGCAGGCCACCCTCCTGGCCGACGGCGACCATCGTCCCCATGGTGTCGAAGAAGTCGGTGACCAGCAGCGTGAAAATGAACATCAACACGACCAGCGGGCCGGCCTTCTCCCACGAGTTGAGGACGTTGAACTGGCCCAGCAGCGACAGGTCGGGGACGTCCAGCAGCTTCGCCGGCAGTTCCGGCACGTTCAACGCCCAGCCCGTGGGATTCGGCTTCCCGTCGATCATCGACGGTCCGGCCTTGGCGATCGCCTCGACGATGATCGCCAGCACGGTGGAACCCAGGATGCCGATCAGGATCGCGCCCCGTACCTTGCGGACCACCAGCACCAACGTCACCAACAGGCCGACCACGAACACCAGCGCCGGCCAGCTCACCAGCTTGCCGCTGATGCCCAGACCAACCGGGACGGTGGTGTTGGCGGCGTCC is a window of Micromonospora polyrhachis DNA encoding:
- a CDS encoding NCS2 family permease, coding for MSKTPIKSDKTEEGPRARNGFDRFFEITARGSTLGREARGGLATFFTMAYIVVLNPLILGNAFDGDDKQLSIPALAAATALVAGVMTILMGVVGRFPLGLAAGLGVNAMVAYEIAPQMTWADAMGLVVIEGLLISLLVLTGLRTAVFRAVPTQMKTAIGVGIGLFLTIIGLVNAGFVRRIPDAANTTVPVGLGISGKLVSWPALVFVVGLLVTLVLVVRKVRGAILIGILGSTVLAIIVEAIAKAGPSMIDGKPNPTGWALNVPELPAKLLDVPDLSLLGQFNVLNSWEKAGPLVVLMFIFTLLVTDFFDTMGTMVAVGQEGGLLDKEGMPPRTKQILLVDSIAAAAGGAASVSSNTSFVESAAGVAEGARTGVANLFTGGLFLLAMFLAPLVVVVPFEAASIALVVVGFLMMAEVRTIDWSDYEIAVPAFLAIVLMPFTYSISNGIGAGLITYVVVKIFKGKAREVHPLMYGVAALFALFFLRGPIEALVY
- a CDS encoding MarR family winged helix-turn-helix transcriptional regulator, with translation MTERTVMAKRVPAAQLATMLRDAITRLNRRVRQTRPVGDLTVTQLSALTSLRLAGALTPRELADTERVQPPTMTKIVAKLEERGLVQRTPHPTDGRQVILAATEAAHAVLAQTERARDEWLAQRLAELSAEDRDTLLRAAELLQQVARADRR
- a CDS encoding aldo/keto reductase; protein product: MDYTNLGRTGLSVSRLCLGTMNFGPQTSEPDSFEIMDRALEHGINFYDTANVYGWQTGEGITEKIIGRWFAQGGGRREKVVLATKVYGKMGDWPNEQGLSARHIIRACEDSLRRLQTDWIDLYQMHHVSRATPWEEIWQAMETLVAQGKVLYVGSSNFAGWHLTAAQESANRRHFLGLVSEQCIYNLMTRHVELEVVPAAQQYGLGIIPWSPLHGGLLGGAIRKLSEGGAERARSGRAADALTAHRPTIEAYEKLCAELGHDPADVALGWLLSRPGVTAPIVGPRTVAQLDANLGALQVRLSDEVLTKLDELFPPVGQGGPGPEAWAW
- a CDS encoding MFS transporter; translated protein: MRAKLNTTFQSLQVRNYRLFATGQLIKLIGVWMMFIAQDWLVLELSDDSASALGIVTALQFTPVLLLTLFSGRLADRYDKRLLLFIANATWTVLALGMSLLVVTDLVELWHVLLFALLLGVANAVETPVRQAFVSELVGTSLLPNALSLSAATFNSARIIGPGLAGLAIAAFGVGPVFVFTALVSVAPLVNVVRMRPAELHRATLPPRDERDSARVVDGLRYVFQRADLLLPMALMSVIGMTLFNFQLTLAALAKTTFNTDAASFGLFSTALAVGALGGALAGSGRRSRPSVWLVLGAAVACAISGTLVGLAPAYWLVVALLPLAGFFMVFFAQAANQRVQLGTDAAFRGRVMALWVLVFLGTNPIGAPIIGWVAEKYGAGASIWMGGLISLAAATLALVWQLRRSGARIRLRLVPLPRFYVVPTDC
- the thpR gene encoding RNA 2',3'-cyclic phosphodiesterase, with the protein product MRLFVALYPTPEAVDDLTAQVVRLRIGELAATGVNVRLTNRETYHVTLAFLGEVDDARLPDLETALDRAARGWRGPAGVPVTGGDDLPRLRLAGGGRFGQDRSTVLWVGLRGDLVALRRLGAAVRRELRRVRVSYDVRPYRPHLTVARPGERATPALVEADRETLDGYFGPSWPMSEMVLVRSHLGYRSLHHRLASWPL